The Thalassotalea sp. HSM 43 genome window below encodes:
- a CDS encoding VOC family protein produces MVAETINYIELPTTDISKVKQFYSQAFQWQFTDYGPDYTAFNDGSFNGGFYLHDKTASYQQGAPLVVLYSSHLEESLAKVINHGGVIVKPIFSFPGGRRFHFCDPGGNELAIWSE; encoded by the coding sequence ATGGTAGCGGAAACAATCAATTATATCGAATTACCAACCACAGACATAAGCAAAGTTAAACAGTTTTATAGCCAGGCATTTCAATGGCAATTTACTGACTATGGCCCGGACTATACGGCGTTTAACGACGGCTCATTTAATGGTGGCTTTTACCTGCACGATAAAACCGCCAGCTATCAACAAGGTGCACCTTTAGTGGTGCTATATTCCAGTCATTTAGAAGAATCTTTGGCAAAAGTGATTAACCACGGTGGGGTTATTGTAAAACCAATATTTTCCTTTCCCGGAGGCCGACGTTTTCATTTTTGTGACCCCGGTGGCAACGAACTGGCTATTTGGTCAGAGTAG
- a CDS encoding arylamine N-acetyltransferase family protein, with amino-acid sequence MPNDSAMKALTQQQLDCYLQRIGMVAPETTDQAYLQQLFTAHLYHVPFENLDIALDNGISLSLPDLYHKIVENRRGGFCYELNYMFYQLLTGLGYDAKMLAANVWSKDSYGPDFDHLLLQVSLCDQDFIVDVGFGDSFRTLVPLSGSSVDDGFNRYQLRQQHGFYVLRQTKVKGECFKQYKFTLTPYPISAFNDMCVYQQTSPESHFSTSSVCTIANATGRQTLSNGQLIITKNGQKTRRDISDERDYRQVMLELFGMQLPSHIHPSRFHKLLFVPSTDS; translated from the coding sequence TTGCCAAACGATTCAGCAATGAAAGCGTTAACACAACAACAACTAGACTGTTATTTGCAGCGCATAGGGATGGTGGCGCCTGAGACTACTGATCAAGCCTATTTACAGCAACTTTTTACCGCTCACTTGTATCATGTCCCGTTTGAAAATTTAGATATTGCTTTAGATAACGGGATTTCTCTGAGCTTGCCTGATTTGTATCATAAAATCGTCGAAAACCGCCGAGGTGGTTTTTGTTATGAACTAAATTATATGTTTTATCAATTGCTTACTGGCTTAGGTTACGACGCAAAAATGTTGGCGGCCAATGTGTGGTCAAAGGATAGCTACGGCCCTGATTTTGACCATTTATTATTGCAAGTTAGTCTTTGTGATCAAGATTTTATCGTTGATGTTGGCTTTGGTGACAGTTTTAGAACGCTAGTACCTTTGTCTGGCAGTAGCGTTGATGATGGGTTTAATCGTTATCAACTGAGACAACAACACGGTTTTTACGTGCTGCGGCAAACCAAGGTTAAAGGCGAATGCTTCAAACAATATAAATTCACCCTAACGCCTTATCCAATTAGTGCGTTTAACGATATGTGTGTGTATCAGCAAACCTCGCCTGAATCACATTTTTCCACCAGTTCGGTATGTACTATTGCCAATGCAACTGGCCGACAAACGCTATCTAATGGGCAATTGATCATCACTAAAAATGGCCAAAAAACACGCCGAGATATTAGCGATGAACGTGATTATCGACAGGTGATGCTGGAACTGTTTGGTATGCAATTACCAAGTCACATACACCCGAGTAGGTTCCACAAATTGTTGTTTGTGCCATCTACTGATAGTTAA
- a CDS encoding DEAD/DEAH box helicase, with the protein MSFETLGLSPQILSALQDKGYTTPSPIQEKAIPAVLSGQDVMAAAQTGTGKTAGFTLPILQTLDNGKQVKPNHIRTLILTPTRELAAQVGDNVATYSKNLNLSSFIIYGGVKINPQMMRLRKGIDILVATPGRLLDLYQQNAVKFSQVEVLVLDEADRMLDMGFINDIEKIIRLLPKKRQNLLFSATFSDDIRALARGLVKDPVEISVSPANTTATTVEQKIVTTDKKKKPRLLSYLIGHNNWQQVLVFTKTKHGANRLTRHLEEDGIKALAIHGNKSQGARTKALAQFKDGGIRVLVATDIAARGIDINELEQVVNFDLPHVAEDYVHRIGRTGRAGKDGNAISLVCSDEYKQLVAIERLTQKLLEREEVAGFEAANPVPKSHDIRPFKDKKPKKPKKPKAEHHDGQKSSDNARGHKPVGKNKRHTSKDNPYAKNTSGKARRRPAKSSNQKSSSSNSSKQKSTGQGRGGSRVAG; encoded by the coding sequence ATGAGTTTTGAAACTCTAGGCTTAAGCCCACAAATTTTATCTGCACTACAAGATAAGGGTTACACCACCCCATCGCCTATTCAAGAAAAAGCCATTCCAGCGGTATTATCTGGACAGGACGTTATGGCGGCCGCGCAAACCGGTACCGGCAAAACCGCAGGTTTTACCCTACCGATATTGCAAACTCTAGATAATGGTAAGCAAGTCAAACCAAATCACATTAGAACCTTGATTCTAACCCCGACCCGAGAGCTTGCAGCACAGGTCGGTGATAATGTTGCGACCTATTCAAAGAATCTCAATCTCAGCAGCTTTATCATTTACGGTGGCGTTAAAATCAATCCGCAAATGATGCGTCTAAGAAAGGGTATAGACATTTTGGTTGCCACCCCTGGACGTTTACTGGATTTGTATCAACAAAACGCAGTGAAGTTTAGCCAGGTTGAAGTCTTGGTGTTGGATGAAGCGGATCGTATGCTGGACATGGGCTTTATCAATGATATTGAAAAAATTATTAGACTATTGCCGAAGAAACGACAGAACTTATTATTCTCTGCGACATTCTCCGATGATATACGTGCATTAGCCAGAGGCTTGGTTAAAGATCCGGTGGAAATTTCCGTTAGTCCGGCCAATACCACCGCTACCACCGTAGAACAAAAGATTGTCACCACCGATAAGAAGAAGAAGCCGCGCTTATTATCTTATTTAATTGGTCATAATAACTGGCAACAAGTGTTGGTATTCACGAAAACCAAACACGGTGCCAATCGCTTAACCCGTCACTTAGAAGAAGATGGTATCAAAGCGTTAGCCATTCACGGCAACAAAAGCCAAGGTGCGCGCACCAAAGCGTTAGCGCAATTTAAAGATGGCGGGATCCGCGTCTTGGTTGCCACCGATATCGCAGCTCGTGGCATAGACATCAATGAATTAGAGCAAGTGGTGAACTTTGATTTGCCGCATGTTGCTGAAGATTACGTACATCGTATTGGTCGTACCGGTCGAGCGGGTAAAGACGGTAACGCCATCTCATTGGTGTGCTCTGATGAGTACAAACAATTGGTTGCCATTGAACGACTCACGCAAAAGCTGTTAGAACGTGAAGAAGTGGCAGGCTTTGAAGCGGCTAACCCGGTTCCTAAGTCGCACGACATCAGACCGTTTAAAGATAAAAAACCAAAGAAACCGAAAAAGCCAAAAGCAGAACACCATGACGGGCAAAAAAGTTCTGACAATGCGCGTGGGCATAAGCCGGTCGGTAAGAATAAACGCCATACCAGTAAAGATAACCCTTACGCGAAAAACACCAGCGGTAAAGCGAGACGTCGTCCGGCAAAATCATCAAACCAAAAGTCGTCTAGTTCGAACTCATCTAAGCAAAAATCGACTGGTCAAGGCCGAGGCGGAAGTCGCGTCGCAGGATAA
- a CDS encoding AmpG family muropeptide MFS transporter: MPASEAHQQDSPGIIDTIFNKRMLICIFTGFSSGMPLFFLYQLLPGWLRNEGVSLAEIGLFSLIGIPYVWKFIWSPAMDRYTLPFLGRRRGWMLLTQVALLVSIAMFAYIDPTMDIWAVAYLAAAVAFFSASQDIVLDAYRRELLPDHELGLGNSIHVQAYRLSGLVPGSLGFILADQMPWSMVFIVVAAFMLIGVVMTLSVKEARIEANAPKSLHDAVVLPFRDFIDREGVKSALLILSFLFLYKLGDNMATALQTPFFIDLGFSNTEIGGIAKVASLVAMTIGLAVGGIIMIKLSINRALWIFGVVQIVSILGFAALSEIGNNNYALAFAMGFEYLGVGLGTAAFTAFIAKNTNPTFAATQFALFTALTALPRTIANAGTGFIVEHIGWTPFFLVCTALAVPGMLMLFKVAPWHEKH, translated from the coding sequence ATGCCCGCCTCAGAAGCGCATCAACAAGATTCTCCCGGTATCATAGATACCATTTTCAACAAACGTATGCTGATCTGCATATTTACCGGCTTTAGCTCGGGCATGCCGCTATTTTTCCTTTATCAGTTATTACCTGGTTGGTTAAGAAACGAAGGCGTCAGTTTGGCCGAGATAGGTTTGTTTTCCCTTATCGGCATTCCCTATGTATGGAAGTTTATTTGGTCGCCAGCGATGGACCGATATACCTTGCCATTTTTGGGGCGACGACGTGGCTGGATGTTATTAACGCAAGTGGCATTATTGGTGTCTATAGCGATGTTTGCCTACATAGACCCGACCATGGATATCTGGGCAGTCGCCTATTTAGCCGCAGCCGTCGCATTTTTCAGTGCCAGTCAAGACATCGTACTCGATGCCTATCGACGAGAATTATTACCAGATCATGAGCTTGGCTTGGGCAACTCCATTCACGTGCAAGCGTATCGTTTATCCGGTTTGGTGCCGGGTTCACTCGGCTTTATTCTTGCCGATCAAATGCCTTGGTCTATGGTGTTTATCGTTGTCGCCGCGTTTATGCTAATCGGTGTGGTGATGACATTATCGGTCAAGGAAGCCCGCATAGAAGCCAATGCGCCTAAATCATTGCATGACGCGGTGGTATTACCTTTTAGAGATTTCATCGATCGCGAAGGCGTGAAATCGGCGCTGCTAATTTTATCATTTCTGTTCTTATATAAGCTTGGCGACAATATGGCAACGGCTTTGCAAACGCCGTTTTTTATTGACCTAGGCTTTAGTAATACTGAAATCGGTGGTATTGCTAAAGTCGCGTCTTTGGTCGCCATGACCATAGGGTTAGCGGTTGGCGGCATCATCATGATCAAGTTATCAATCAATCGCGCCTTGTGGATATTTGGTGTCGTGCAAATCGTTTCGATTTTAGGATTTGCGGCGCTGTCAGAAATAGGTAACAACAATTATGCCTTGGCATTTGCCATGGGCTTTGAATATTTAGGGGTCGGGTTAGGCACCGCCGCGTTTACCGCATTTATTGCGAAAAACACCAATCCAACCTTTGCTGCAACCCAATTTGCGCTATTTACCGCGCTAACCGCGTTGCCACGCACCATTGCCAATGCCGGTACTGGCTTTATTGTTGAGCATATAGGCTGGACACCGTTTTTCCTAGTATGTACCGCACTGGCTGTCCCTGGAATGTTGATGCTATTTAAAGTCGCCCCTTGGCATGAAAAGCACTAA
- a CDS encoding peptidylprolyl isomerase, translated as MVRTLVALMLTLLMSAHVMAAKQKIIDANNLYPQVKLETSMGVIIIELNRVKAPLAVNNFLWHVVSKEYDNTIFHRVIEDFVVQGGGYDANFIPRKERDSIFNESGNGLKNTYGTVAMARQHDPHSAKRQFFFNVGENTELDPGRNWGYTVFAHVTWGDEVLEKMAMAETDFHEGQSWPDVPIEPIILISASLLPADYIHEP; from the coding sequence ATGGTTCGCACCCTAGTCGCGCTGATGCTGACATTATTGATGTCGGCACATGTTATGGCAGCTAAACAAAAAATTATTGATGCCAATAATTTGTACCCTCAGGTTAAATTAGAAACCTCTATGGGTGTGATCATCATTGAATTAAATCGAGTGAAAGCTCCGCTGGCAGTCAATAACTTTCTTTGGCATGTGGTGAGTAAGGAGTATGACAACACCATATTCCATCGTGTCATCGAAGATTTTGTGGTTCAAGGTGGCGGTTATGACGCCAACTTTATCCCACGAAAAGAACGCGACTCGATTTTCAATGAATCCGGTAATGGCTTAAAAAACACTTATGGTACTGTAGCAATGGCTCGTCAGCATGATCCACACAGTGCGAAACGCCAATTCTTCTTTAACGTTGGCGAAAATACCGAACTAGATCCTGGTCGCAATTGGGGTTATACGGTTTTTGCTCATGTGACATGGGGCGATGAAGTTCTTGAAAAAATGGCGATGGCTGAAACCGACTTTCACGAAGGTCAAAGCTGGCCTGACGTACCAATTGAACCCATTATCCTGATCAGTGCATCCTTGCTACCTGCCGACTACATTCACGAACCATAA
- a CDS encoding YajG family lipoprotein, which yields MKQNIIAVALSALCLVACAQEPNTISLNPKVNAHANKVYDDLNAKISVYDLRSTAHIVEVLSADRPSTLISSADSLKDVLNSEFSDQLALQGLKLNSGSDLQVQFQVERARTYVNQDVLDYRANTIIKLRVKVENPAQTLSKTFTLRATTRGALSADIDELQKDFNVQLAKLIIQVVEDEQLQQFIKG from the coding sequence ATGAAACAGAATATAATTGCCGTTGCGCTATCGGCACTGTGCCTTGTAGCTTGCGCTCAAGAGCCAAATACAATCAGTTTAAATCCAAAAGTGAATGCACACGCAAATAAGGTATATGACGACCTGAATGCGAAGATTTCAGTTTACGATCTACGCTCTACTGCACACATCGTTGAAGTGCTTTCAGCCGATCGACCATCAACCTTGATCAGCAGTGCAGACTCACTGAAAGACGTATTGAATAGCGAATTTAGTGATCAACTGGCATTGCAGGGACTGAAATTAAATAGTGGTTCTGATTTACAGGTGCAATTTCAAGTTGAAAGAGCTCGTACCTATGTCAATCAGGACGTTTTAGATTATCGTGCTAATACCATCATTAAATTGCGCGTCAAAGTAGAGAATCCGGCACAAACCTTGTCGAAGACTTTTACCTTGCGAGCAACCACTCGTGGTGCGTTATCAGCAGATATCGATGAATTGCAAAAAGACTTTAACGTGCAATTGGCTAAGTTGATCATCCAAGTGGTCGAAGATGAACAACTGCAACAGTTTATAAAAGGTTAA
- a CDS encoding methyltransferase — translation MLSPFIVNDSPVHLHRFPLAQVNRSLQAWDAADEYIINHLKDSGTLERPLNIVIFNDSFGALTLNLTEHTLQLVNDSYISQQGIKYNLADNNLDHSKVSLLSSIDDISQPVDLVLLKIPKTNSLLEFQLQQIQQIASKETQVIAAARAKDIHTSTLKLFAKHLGETTTSLAVKKARLVFSKVDNAKKTAPIADKVWPLPGFDMHISNQANVFSRDSIDIGGAFLLQHLPTLKAGDQVADLGCGNGILGLALLAQNDGIKMGFFDESHMAISSAKQNVMNNLPEQLSNCRFVVGDCLEGCPENSLDLVVCNPPFHQQQAVTDHIAWQMFKECYKTLKKGGELRIIGNRQLGYHIKLMRLFNNCQTLASNKKFVILSAKK, via the coding sequence ATGCTAAGCCCATTTATTGTTAATGACTCGCCGGTTCACTTACATCGTTTCCCATTAGCCCAGGTTAATCGTAGCCTGCAAGCATGGGACGCGGCAGATGAGTATATCATTAACCACCTTAAAGATAGTGGCACACTCGAACGACCATTAAATATTGTCATTTTTAACGACAGTTTTGGCGCACTAACGTTGAATTTAACCGAGCATACACTGCAATTGGTGAATGACTCTTATATTTCCCAACAAGGAATCAAATATAATCTAGCGGATAATAACTTGGACCATAGCAAGGTCAGCTTGTTGTCTAGCATAGACGATATTAGCCAACCGGTAGACTTGGTGTTATTGAAAATCCCTAAGACCAATAGCTTGTTAGAATTTCAATTGCAGCAAATTCAACAAATCGCCAGTAAAGAGACGCAAGTTATCGCCGCTGCGAGAGCCAAGGATATTCATACCTCAACGTTAAAGTTGTTTGCCAAACACCTTGGTGAGACAACAACCTCATTAGCGGTGAAAAAGGCACGATTGGTGTTTAGTAAGGTTGATAACGCTAAAAAAACAGCGCCAATTGCTGATAAAGTCTGGCCACTACCGGGCTTTGATATGCACATAAGTAATCAAGCCAATGTGTTTTCAAGAGATAGCATCGATATCGGTGGGGCATTTTTATTACAACACTTGCCGACCTTAAAAGCCGGTGACCAAGTCGCGGATTTGGGTTGTGGTAACGGTATACTAGGTTTGGCCTTATTAGCCCAAAATGATGGTATTAAAATGGGCTTTTTTGACGAGTCTCATATGGCCATTTCCTCGGCAAAACAAAATGTTATGAACAATCTGCCAGAGCAGCTGTCAAACTGTCGATTTGTGGTAGGTGACTGCCTCGAAGGTTGCCCTGAAAACAGCTTAGATTTGGTTGTTTGCAACCCACCTTTTCATCAACAACAAGCAGTTACCGATCATATTGCTTGGCAAATGTTTAAAGAGTGTTACAAAACTTTGAAAAAAGGTGGCGAATTAAGGATAATAGGGAACAGGCAGTTGGGATATCATATAAAACTCATGCGACTGTTTAATAATTGCCAAACATTGGCAAGCAATAAGAAATTTGTCATTTTATCGGCCAAAAAATAA